A single region of the Leptodactylus fuscus isolate aLepFus1 chromosome 5, aLepFus1.hap2, whole genome shotgun sequence genome encodes:
- the LOC142202278 gene encoding olfactory receptor 11L1-like, producing MEEKNLTEVTEFFLLGFQVSKDLRILLFCLLLMVYCGTICGNLLIITLVSTSKILHTPMYFFISQLSISDIMVVTEIVPNLLHVLLNNGAAITFTDCFTQLYFFCGSETFECFLLTVMSYDRYVAICNPLRYFTIMTRGHCVILSIACWLIGFSIMTIHIINTAMLRFCGPNVIDHLFCDLVPLLELACSDTSIIHLQIYVIGIPLVFTPTTIIVLSYTYIVRAVLRIPSSTGRQKAFSTCSSHLIVVSIFYWALFSAYVVPPRDLTLSMSKILSLLYTVFTPLVNPIIYSLRNKDIRKAVQEILSKCVI from the coding sequence ATGGAGGAGAAGAATCTGACTGAGGTCACTGAGTTTTTCCTTTTAGGATTTCAAGTCAGCAAAGATTTGAGAATTCTCTTGTTCTGTCTTCTCCTGATGGTTTACTGTGGCACAATATGTggaaacctcctgatcatcaccctggtgtccaccagtaagatcctccacactccaatgtacttcttcatctcacaactctccatcagtgacattATGGTCGTTACAGAAATTGTCCCCAACCTTCTCCACGTCCTACTGAATAATGGGGCGGCCATTACTTTTACTGACTGTTTCACTCAACTTTATTTCTTTTGTGGCTCTGAAACATTTGAGTGTTTTCTCCTcacagtgatgtcctatgacagatacgtggccatctgtaatcccctcCGTTACTTCACCATCATGACACGTGGACATTGTGTGATATTGTCTATTGCTTGTTGGTTGATTGGATTTTCTATCATGACAATTCACATCATAAATACTGCAATGCTGAGATTTTGTGGCCCCAATGTCATTGACCATTTATTCTGTGACCTTGTCCCCTTACTAGAACTTGCCTGTTCAGACACCTCTATTATCCATCTACAGATTTATGTAATAGGGATTCCTTTAGTCTTTACACCGACCACAATCATTGTATTATCTTATACTTATATTGTCcgggcagtcttaaggatcccatccagtactggtagacagaaagccttctccacctgtagctcccacctcattgtggtctccatattttaTTGGGCTCTGTTCAGTGCTTATGTTGTCCCACCAAGAGATCTCACACTCTCCATGagtaagatcctctccctgctatatactgtgtttactccATTGGTCAACCCCATTAtctacagtctgaggaataaggaCATTAGGAAAGCCGTACAGGAAATATTGTCTAAGTGTGTGATCTGA
- the LOC142202280 gene encoding olfactory receptor 11L1-like: MCKKHKKRLALLCVNTALGFQVSQDLRIFLFCFFAIVYCGTICGNLLIITLVSTSKNLHTPMYFFISQLSISDILVITEVVPNLLHILLNNGAAMTFIDCIIQLYVFCGSETFECLLLAVMSYDRYVAICNPLRYSTIMTSGHCVILSMTCWLIGFSIILIHVIKTAKLTFCGPNVIDHLFCDLVPLLELACSDTFAIHIQIYVISIAIVFVPTTIIVVSYTSIVRAVLRIPSSTGRQKAFSTCSSHLIVVSIFYWTMFSVYVVPPTDLTISMSKILSLLYTVFTPLVNPIIYSLRNKDIRKAVQEICVYVIW; the protein is encoded by the coding sequence atgtgcaaaaaacacaaaaaacgcctggcgttactctgtgtgaatacagccttaggattTCAAGTCAGCCAAGATTTAAGAATTTTCCTATTTTGCTTTTTCGCTATAGTTTACTGTgggacaatatgtgggaaccttctgatcatcaccctggtgtccaccagcaAGAACCTCcacactccaatgtacttcttcatctcacaactttCCATCAGTGACATCTTGGTCATCACAGAAGTTGTCCCCAACCTGCTCCACATCCTATTGAATAATGGGGCAGCCATGACTTTTATTGATTGTATCATTCAGCTTTATGTTTTTTGTGGCTCTGAAACATttgaatgtcttcttctggctgtgatgtcttatgacagatatgtggccatctgtaatcccctcCGTTACTCCACCATCATGACCAGTGGACATTGTGTGATATTGTCTATGACTTGTTGGTTGATTGGATTTTCTATCATTCTAATTCATGTCATAAAAACTGCCAAGCTTACATTTTGTGGCCCCAATGTCATTGACCATTTATTCTGTGACCTTGTCCCCTTACTAGAACTCGCCTGTTCAGACACCTTTGCTATCCATATACAGATTTATGTAATAAGCATTGCTATAGTCTTCGTTCCAACCACCatcattgtagtgtcttatacttctattgtccgggcagtcttaaggatcccatccagtactggtagacagaaagccttctccacctgtagctcccacctcattgtggtctccatattctactggaCGATGTTCAGTGTTTATGTTGTCCCACCAACAGATCTCACAATCTCCATGagtaagatcctctccctgctatatactgtgtttactccattggtcaaccccattatatacagtctgaggaataaagatATTAGGAAAGCCGTACAGGAaatatgtgtgtatgtgatctGGTAA
- the LOC142202279 gene encoding olfactory receptor 5V1-like, producing MEEKNLTASTEFFLLGFQVNQDLRIFLFCFFAIIYCGTICGNLLIITLVSTSKILHTPMYFFISQLSISDIMVITEVIPNLLHILLYNGVTITLIHCITQLYFFCASEASECLLLAVMSYDRYVAICNPLRYSTIMTSDHCVILSITCWLLGFSIMTIHIINTAMLRFCGPNVIDHLFCDLVPLLELACSDTSIIHLQIYVIGIPLVFTPTIIIVVSYTSIVRAVLRIPSSTGRQKAFSTCSSHLIVVSIFYWALFSVYVVPPRDLTLSMSKILSLLYTVFTPLVNPIIYSLRNKDIRKAVQEILSKCVI from the coding sequence ATGGAGGAAAAGAATCTGACGGCCAGCACTGAATTTTTCCTTTTAGGATTTCAAGTCAACCAAGATTTAAgaattttcctgttttgttttttcgcTATAATTTACTGCGGaacaatatgtgggaacctcctgatcatcaccctggtgtccaccagtaagatcctccacactccaatgtacttcttcatctcacaactctccatcagtgacattATGGTCATCACAGAAGTTATCCCCAACTTGCTCCACATCCTTTTATATAATGGGGTGACCATTACTCTTATTCACTGTATCACtcagctttattttttttgtgcctCAGAAGCATCTGAGTGTCTTCTTCTGGccgtgatgtcctatgacagatatgtggccatctgtaatcctctcCGTTACTCCACCATCATGACAAGTGACCATTGTGTGATATTGTCTATTACTTGTTGGTTGCTTGGATTTTCTATCATGACAATTCACATCATAAATACTGCAATGCTGAGATTTTGTGGCCCCAATGTCATTGACCATTTATTCTGTGACCTTGTCCCCTTACTAGAACTTGCCTGTTCAGACACCTCTATTATCCATCTACAGATTTATGTAATAGGGATTCCTTTAGTCTTTACGCCGACCATAatcattgtagtgtcttatacttCTATTGTTCGGGCAGTtttaaggatcccatccagtactggtagacagaaagccttctccacctgtagctcccacctcattgtggtctccatattttaTTGGGCTCTGTTCAGTGTTTATGTTGTCCCACCAAGAGATCTCACACTCTCCATGagtaagatcctctccctgctatatactgtgtttactccattggtcaaccccattatatacagtctgaggaataaggaCATTAGGAAAGCCGTACAGGAAATATTGTCTAAGTGTGTGATCTGA